From the Sphingomonas brevis genome, the window GGGCCAGCGCTTCCTCAGCGATGGCGCGATGTGCGAAAATTGCCTCTGCTGCATGGCTGTCCGCGATCCTTGTCGCGAACGACGCGCGGCCAAGCTCACTTTGGAGCATGGCAATGGCGTCTTGTGGCATCATGCAGCGTCAACCTTGAATGCCGCGGAGCCGAATGGCCGCGGCGAGCGCCCTTTCAAAGCTTGAAAGAACAACGCCGGTTAGCATCCGTGCCGCCGCCCCGCAACCGAAACCGGGTCAAAAATTCGTCCGATGTCGAGCTTGGCGGAAGGGGCGCCGCATCCTAACCTCGTACACATGGATCGTAAGCGCCTGATCGGATTGGCGGCATTCGCTGCACTATTGGGCGCAACCGCATTGCTGGCGCTTGCCGTCGCGCGCGGCCGGACCGGAGTGGTCGCCGACGCAATTGCGCTGATCGGGGAGGCCCGGACCGGCGGGTTGACGCTGGTGCTTCCCGAACCGGTCAAGGACGTCCGGGTGCGCGAAGCCCGGGTACCGGGACGGCCGATCGTGCTGATCGATCCTGGTCATGGCGGCCGCGATCCGGGCGCCGGTGGTGTGTCGGGCACGAGCCGCGAAAAGGATTTGACCCTGGCCATGGCGCGTGAACTGGCCGATCTGCTTGAGCAACGCGGGCGGGTTCGGGTCGCCCTTACCCGTGAGGACGACAAATATCTGACGCTTGAGGAGCGTGCGGCGATCGCCCGGCACCTTCATGCCGGCCTGTTCCTCTCGTTACACATGGACAGCGCGCCAAATCCGCTTGCGCGCGGCGCGACCGTATATTCGCTATCGGACGTCGCTTCGAGCGCCGAGGCGGCGCGCCTCGCAGCTACCGAGAATGGCGGGGACGGGGCGCTATCAAGCGAGGCCGACAACAGCGTCCGCGCATTGCTGGCCGATGTCGCGCTGCGCGAGCAAATGGAGGATTCGGCCGGGCTTGCGGAGCGGATGTTGCGGCGCGCGGCAGGCAGCGTCGAACTTCGTCCGCGCCCGCACCAGTTTGCCGCGTTCCATGTGTTGCGGCGAGCCGAGACGCCGGCGGTGCTGGTTGAAGCTGGCTACATCAGCAATGCCGATGACGAAGCCAGGCTGATGACCAGGGAAGGGCGCGCGCCGCTGGTCCTGTCGCTGGCACAGGCTGTCGAAGCCGATCTGGCAGCACGGTCGAGCCGCTGAACGCGGCGGCTTTCGCCGCTCATACGAAGTCGCTAGACAGGCCCGGACAATGGACCTTCCGACCCTAAAGCTCCCAGACAATTTGGCCAATTTCCGGCTCCCCAACCTCGTCGTCTTCAACCATCGAGTCCATCAACGGATCGACCCGTGGTTCGAGAAGATTTGGGTGCGGCGACTGAGTTGGGCCGCTTTTGCCGGCCTAATGTTCGGCGCGGTGATCTTCATCATATTCGCGATCAACCTTCCGACGTCCGAAAAGCTGCTAGCCTACCAGCCCCCATTGCCGACCAATGTTCGCGGCTACGACGGAAATCCGGTGCAAACCTTTGCGCGGGAGCGGCGCGTCGAACTGGCGTTCGATGAGTATCCGCCGCTGGTGGTCAACGCCTTCATCTCGGCCGAAGACAAGACCTTCTTCACCCATGGCGGGATCGACTATCCCGGCCTGATCGGAGCGGTGTTCGATTATACGACCAAGTCGGTTACCGGCGGCCGCGCCAAAGGCGGATCGACCATTACCCAGCAGGTCGCAAAATATCTACTTCAGGACGATGCCTACGCGGTGAGCCGCAAAATCCGCGAGGCAATACTGGCGTTTCGGCTGGAGGATACCCTGTCGAAACAGCAAATCCTCGAACTCTACCTCAATTCCATCTTCCTTGGCCGCAATGCATATGGCGTACAGGCGGCGAGCCGGGCCTATTTCGACAAGGACGTCAGTGACCTGACACTGCCCGAGGCGGCTTATCTGGCCGTGCTGCCAAAGGCGCCGAGCAACTATGACCCGGTCCGGGCGACCGCCAAGGCGCTCGCTCGCCGCAACTATGTGCTCAATGAAATGGCAGCCAATGGCTACATCACCAACGAACAGCGAGCAGCGGCCGCAGCAACTCCGCTTGGCACCATTCGCTATGGCAGCAGCGCCAAGTTTCGCGATCAAGGTGGCTATTTCATGGAAGAGGTCCGCCGCGACCTGATCAAGCGGTTTGGCGAAAAGGCCGATGACGGCCCCAACAGCGTTTACGCGGGCGGTCTATGGGTGCGGACTTCGATGGTCCCCAAGATGCAGGACGCCGCGGCGGAAGCGTTGCGCGAAGGCCTGGCCCGGTTCGACGGGGGCAGGGGCTGGCGCGAAACCGGCCTTAGCGTCGATGTTGGCGGCGACTGGCAAAACCAACTGCGTATCGCGGCGCTCGGCACCGGCTTTCCCGACTGGAAAAAGGCTGTCGTGCTCGACAAGGCCGGCGGAAGCGCGCGTATCGGCTTTCCCGACGGATCGACCGGCACTCTTCCTGCTTCAGCAGCATCGCAACCGGTTCGCGGGGTTGGCGGAGCGGCGTTCAACAGTCTCCGTCCAGGGATGATCATCATCGTCAAGCAGGATGGGCCGGGCAGCTATGCGTTGCGATCGATCCCCGAAATCGGCGGCGGGTTCGTCGCGGAAGAGGTACACACCGGTCGGGTGATGGCGATGCAGGGCGGGTTCGACGTCGTTGGATCATCCTATAATCGGGCGACACAGGCCAATCGCCAGCCGGGATCGGCGTTCAAGCCGATCGTCTATGTCACCGCGCTTGAAAATGGCATGACTCCGGCATCGATCATCGTCGATGCCCCCTTCTGCGTCTGGCAAGGCGCCGGCCTCGGCAACAAATGCTTCCGCAATTTCGACGGCAAATATAGCGGGCCGAAGACGATGCGATGGGGCGTGGAACAATCGCGCAACCTGATGACCATCCGTGCCGCCTCCCAGACCGGCATGGATAAGGTGGTGGCCAACGCCTCCAAGCTGGGAGTTGGAACTTACGACCGTTACCTGTCGATCGCGCTGGGCGCCGGCGACACGACGGTGCTCAAGCTCACCAATGCCTATGCGATGCTGGCCAACAACGGCCGGTCGGTCACCCCGACGCTGATCGACTATGTCCAGGACCGCAATGGCAAGGTGGTCTACCGCAGCGACAATCGCTGCCAGGTCATGGAAGACGATAATGGCGGCTCCTGCAATTCGGCCGACTGGGACGGCAAGGCGATGCCTCGGCCGCCGTCGCGCCAGCGGCAATTGCTGGATGCCCAGGCCGCTTACCAGATGGTCCACATTATGGAGGGCGTCATTGAGCGCGGCACGGCGACCGTGCTTCGCGATCTCGACCGGCCCATGTTTGGCAAGACCGGCACGACGTCCGGCCCAACCAATGTCTGGTTCATCGGCGGCACTCCGGAAGTCGTTGCGGGCGTTTACCTGGGCTACGACCAGCCTCGACCCATGGGCCATGGTGCCCAGGGTGGGCGCATCGCCGCGCCCGTATTCAAGCAATTCGCTCAGGTCGCGTTCCAGGGCATGCCGAAAGTGCCGTTCGTGGCTCCGCCTGGAATCCGGATGGTCCGGATCGACCGTATCACCGGCAAGCGGGTGTTCGGCAGTTTCCCGACCACGGTCGACCCTAAATCATCGATAATCTGGGAGGCATTCCAGCCGGAGACCGAGCCGCGCCGTTCATTCCGCCGCAGCATTGAGCTGGCCAAGGCACAGACAGACGAGGGTGCTATCGCTCAACACGCCGTTGACCGGCCGCAGCGCCGGACGGCCCAGAACCGGCCGAAGGCACCCGCGGACAGCGGCGAATTCTTGCAAAGGCAGGGCGGCATCTACTAACTCTCCTCGTCATTTCCGCGTAAGCGGGAACCCAAATTTTCTTTGCTTTTTTGCTGGGTCCCCGCTTTCGCGGGGGTGACGAAATTACGGAACGGAAGAACCTGCCATGCGCGCCGAAGCGCAAGCCCATATCGACCAGATCAATGCCGCCACCGCGCTGCTTCGCCGATTCCTCGACTGGGACAAGGCCAACCGCCGTCTCGGAGAGCTTAACGACAAGGTCGAAGATCCGGCGCTGTGGGACGATCCCAAGGCAGCGCAGGAAGTGATGCGCGAGCGGCGCCGGCTCGAAGAAGCGATCGGTGCCACGCAGAAAATCGAAACCGAGCTTAAGGATACCGTCGAGCTAATCGAGATGGCCGAGGCGGAGGGCGACGAGGAGCTGATCGACGATGGCGTCCGGTCGCTTGGCGAGCTTGCCGACCGGGCCGAGAAGGATAAGGTCGCCGCGCTGCTGGCCGGCGAAGCCGATGCCAACAATGCTTATGTCGAGGTCAACGCAGGCGCCGGGGGGACGGAGAGTCAGGACTGGGCCGGGATGCTGCAGCGGATGTACAGCCGCTGGGGCGAGCGTCACGGGATGAAGGTCGAGCTGATCGATCATCACGCGGGCGAACAGGCCGGCATCAAGTCAGCCACGATCATGATCAGGGGCGAGAACGCCTACGGCAACCTCAAAACCGAGAGCGGTGTGCACCGGCTGGTACGGATCAGCCCTTATGACAGCTCGGCGCGGCGCCACACCAGCTTCGCCTCGGTCTGGGTATATCCGGAGGTCGACGACGACATCGATATCGAGGTCAACGAGGCCGATCTTCGCATCGACACCTATCGTGCCTCGGGCGCGGGAGGGCAGCATATCAATACGACCGACAGTGCCGTCCGGATCACCCACATCCCGACGGGTATTGTGGTGTCCTGTCAAAACCAACGTAGCCAGCACAAGAATCGCGCCGAAGCCTATAAGCAGCTGCGTGCGCGCCTCTATGAAAATGAACTGCAGAAGCGGGAGGCGGAGGCCAATGCGGTCAATGCCGCCAAGACGGATATCGGCTGGGGCCACCAAATCCGCAGCTACGTGCTTCAGCCCTACCAGCTGGTGAAGGACCTGCGCACCGGGGTGACCTCAACCGCACCGTCGGACGTGCTCGACGGCGATCTCGACCGGTTCATGGCCGCCGCCCTTTCGCAGCGGGTCACCGGCGAGAAGGTGGATGTCGAGGATGTCGAGTAAAGCCTCGACGCTCCTGTTTTTCCTAAGCCTCGCCGCTTGCCGCGCCGAGCCGCAACCGGCGCGCGTTTTCCCCGAGGCCGGGCGCGATGTCGCGCCGATCGTCGGCGACAGCTTTTCGACCGAGGATGCGCGCGACCGCATGGGCGAGGCGGAGGAAGTCATGCGCCTCGCAGGTGTGGCGCGCGGCATGTCGGTTGCCGACGTTGGAGCCGGCGAGGGCTATTACACGGTCAGGCTGGCTCCGCTGGTCGGGCCACGGGGCAGGGTATTGGCCGAGGACATCGTGTCCGAGACCCGCGATCGCCTGGCCCAGCGGGTCGAGCGAGAAAAGCTCGACAATGTCGCGGTAAAGCTGGGACAGGCTTCCAACCCGCTGCTGCCGAAGGGCTCGTTCGACCGGATCTTCCTGGTTCATGTCTATCATGAAGTGACCGAGCCCTATGAGTTTGCTTGGCACCTGCGAGACGGCCTCAAGCCCAATGGGTTGGTGATTGTGGTCGATGCCGACCGGCCGGTGAAACGGCACGGCATGAGGCCGAAGGAATTGGCTTGCGAATTAAGCGCGGTGGGACTGAAGCTGGTGCAGTCGCAGCGGCTAGCCGGCAGCGACGCCTATTTCATGGCTTTCAAGATCGCTGCGCCGCGACCCGCCCCGCAAGCGATCAAGCCCTGCATGACGAAGGATTAGAGCAGGCCCATCTGGCGCATGCTGCTATAGTCCCGGGCACCGAAGATCAGATGGTCCAGAACGGCAAGATCGATGACCTCGGCGGCCCGGGCCAGCTTGCGCGTAGCCCGATAGTCTGACTCGCTCGGCCGCGGATCGCCGCTCGGGTGGTTGTGGGCAAGGATCACGCCGGAGCTGCCGAGCCTCAGCGCATCCGCCAATATGTCGCGTACCGGGAGACCGACGGCAGTAGGCATTCCCTGATAGCGTTCGACATGGATGCAGCGCGCCTGGCTGTCGACATGGGCGACCAACAGTTGCTCGCATTCCATATCCTGGACATCGAAATATGAACCGAGGAAGCGGCGCGCCGCCTCATGACCATTGAGGAGCGCAGGTGATTCGGCACGCTGACGCAACATGCCGAAATTCTATGTGGCGGCGGCCTTTGTGCCTAAGCCAACCTCCTCAAAAATGGACCGAATTTGCTCGTAAAACTGATGCTGGACGGGCCGGATGGGAAGGTTAGGGTAGGTCCATGCGCCAATATCTCGACCTGATGCAGAAGATTCTCGACGAGGGAGTCGAGCAGATGGATCGCACCGGAACCGGAACCCGATCCTTGTTCGGCGGCCAGCTGCGGTTCGACCTGGCTGACGGGTTTCCGTTGCTGACGACGAAAAAGCTCCATTTGCGATCAATCATTGTCGAATTGCTGTGGTTCCTGCGCGGGGACACGAATGTCCGCTGGCTGCAGGAACGTAATGTCAGCATCTGGAACGAGTGGGCCGACGACCATGGCGACCTTGGACCGGTTTACGGCAAGCAATGGCGCGATTGGGAGACGGCCGACGGGCGCCACATCGACCAGATTCGCAACCTGATCGACTTGATCCGGAGCGACCCCGGATCGCGGCGGCAAATCGTCACCACCTGGAACCCGGGCGAGATCGAACGAATGGCATTGGCGCCCTGCCATTGCCTGTTCCAGACGCAGGTCGCGGCTGGCCGGCTGAATTTGCAGCTTTATCAGCGCAGCGCCGACTTCTTCCTCGGCGTGCCCTTCAACATCGCCAGCTATGCGCTCCTGACCCATATGCTCGCTCGGGAATGCGGCCTGGAACCGGGCGTGTTCGTGTGGACCGGCGGCGATGTGCATCTCTATTCGAACCATCTCGACCAGGCGCATACTCAGCTCAGCCGCGAGCCGCGTCCGCTGCCGCAACTGGTGATGAAAGATCGCGGCCAGGACATCTTCAGTTATGAGGCGGAGGATTTCGCTTTCGAAGCGTACGAGCCGCACCCGCATATCGCCGCTCCCGTCGCAGTCTGAGACCATTTCGCCAGCGTGATGGCACCAAATCCTCACTTCCGGCGTTCGTTCAGCAGCTAGACAGGAGGATTTCCCATGTTTCGCAAAGTAGTGACCTTGATCCTGATCGGCGGCAGCCTCGCCGTTGCGGCATGCAACACGGTGCGCGGCGCCGGTGATGATGTGAAGTCGGCGGCGAATGCTGTCGACAACGCCACCTGATTTCGGCCATGGTCGTTACGCCATCAAAAGGAGCTTCGACCATGGTTCGCAGGGTGATGACGTTGTTAGTAATCGGTGGGGCGCTTGCGGTCGCCGCTTGCAACACGGTCCGGGGCGCTGGTGACGACGTCAAGTCGGCCGCCAATTGCACCGAAAATGCCATCCACGGCGGCAACTGCTAAGCAGCTAAGGCCGGACAAAAAAGAAGCCCCGCCGGATCGTCTCCGGCGGGGCTTTTTTATTAGCTCTGTCCGACCGATCAGTCGTTCAGATATTCGCCTGCGTCGGCGTCGCTGCCGCTGCCCGAAGGCGTAACGGAGGCCAGCGGGTCCGAATTGGTCGCGGCTTCCGGTCCCTGGGCGAGTTCGGCGGCATGCTCTTCCGCGGCCGACTCCGGAGCAATCAGCGCCTCCTGCAGCTTGCGCTGCTGGGCGCGGAGCGCGGCATCGCGGCTGGAAGCTGCGATCCGCATCCGGTTCATGCCGGCGCCCGTACCCGCCGGGATCAGCCGGCCGACGATGACATTCTCCTTGAGCCCGATCAGCGTATCGACCTTGCCCTGAACAGAAGCCTCGGTCAGCACCCTGGTTGTCTCCTGGAAGGACGCGGCCGAGATGAAGCTGCGGGTCTGCAAGCTCGCCTTGGTGATGCCAAGCAGCACCGGCTTGCCTTCGGCCAGCTTCTGCTTCTTCTCGAGCCGGGCGTTGATCTCGTCCATTTCCTCGCGGTCGACCTGTTCGCCGGCCAGGAGAGTGGTGTCGCCGCCATCGGTGATCTCGACCTTCTGCAGCATCTGGCGAACGATCACCTCGATGTGCTTGTCGTTGATCTTCACGCCCTGAAGTCGATAGACCTCCTGGATCTCGCTGACGAGATATTCGGCCAGCGCCACGACGCCGAGCACCTCAAGGATGTCGTGCGGATCGGGCGAGCCGCCGACCAGATTGTCGCCGCGCTTGACGTAATCGCCTTCCTGCACGTCGATGACCTTGGACTTCGGCACCAGATACTCGACCGGATCCGACCCGTCGTCGGGGATGATCGCGATCTTGCGCTTGGCCTTATAGTCCTTCTTGAAGCTGACCTTGCCCGAGATCTTGGCAATGATCGCATTCTCCTTGGGCTTCCGCGCTTCGAACAGCTCCGCGACGCGCGGCAGACCGCCGGTAATGTCGCGGGTCCGGGCGGCTTCGCGCGGCATGCGGGCCAGCACTTCGCCGGCCTCGACCGTCTGGCCGTCCTCGACCGCGATCACCGCGCCAGGGGCGAGGCGATATACGCCCGCCTCTTCCGCGCCCTTGCCGCTCATCATGGTCAGGCGCGGACGCAGGTCCTCCTTCTTCGACTTGGCGAGGTCGTCGATGACCGCGCGCTGCGAAATGCCGGTCGACTCGTCGGTCTGCTCGACCAGCGTGCGGTTCTCGATGAGGTCCTGGAACTTCACCGAACCCGCGCGCTCGGTGATCACCGGGCTGAACGAAGGATCCCATT encodes:
- a CDS encoding entericidin EcnA/B family protein, translated to MFRKVVTLILIGGSLAVAACNTVRGAGDDVKSAANAVDNAT
- a CDS encoding entericidin EcnA/B family protein, with protein sequence MVRRVMTLLVIGGALAVAACNTVRGAGDDVKSAANCTENAIHGGNC
- a CDS encoding penicillin-binding protein 1A — its product is MDLPTLKLPDNLANFRLPNLVVFNHRVHQRIDPWFEKIWVRRLSWAAFAGLMFGAVIFIIFAINLPTSEKLLAYQPPLPTNVRGYDGNPVQTFARERRVELAFDEYPPLVVNAFISAEDKTFFTHGGIDYPGLIGAVFDYTTKSVTGGRAKGGSTITQQVAKYLLQDDAYAVSRKIREAILAFRLEDTLSKQQILELYLNSIFLGRNAYGVQAASRAYFDKDVSDLTLPEAAYLAVLPKAPSNYDPVRATAKALARRNYVLNEMAANGYITNEQRAAAAATPLGTIRYGSSAKFRDQGGYFMEEVRRDLIKRFGEKADDGPNSVYAGGLWVRTSMVPKMQDAAAEALREGLARFDGGRGWRETGLSVDVGGDWQNQLRIAALGTGFPDWKKAVVLDKAGGSARIGFPDGSTGTLPASAASQPVRGVGGAAFNSLRPGMIIIVKQDGPGSYALRSIPEIGGGFVAEEVHTGRVMAMQGGFDVVGSSYNRATQANRQPGSAFKPIVYVTALENGMTPASIIVDAPFCVWQGAGLGNKCFRNFDGKYSGPKTMRWGVEQSRNLMTIRAASQTGMDKVVANASKLGVGTYDRYLSIALGAGDTTVLKLTNAYAMLANNGRSVTPTLIDYVQDRNGKVVYRSDNRCQVMEDDNGGSCNSADWDGKAMPRPPSRQRQLLDAQAAYQMVHIMEGVIERGTATVLRDLDRPMFGKTGTTSGPTNVWFIGGTPEVVAGVYLGYDQPRPMGHGAQGGRIAAPVFKQFAQVAFQGMPKVPFVAPPGIRMVRIDRITGKRVFGSFPTTVDPKSSIIWEAFQPETEPRRSFRRSIELAKAQTDEGAIAQHAVDRPQRRTAQNRPKAPADSGEFLQRQGGIY
- a CDS encoding N-acetylmuramoyl-L-alanine amidase family protein; translated protein: MDRKRLIGLAAFAALLGATALLALAVARGRTGVVADAIALIGEARTGGLTLVLPEPVKDVRVREARVPGRPIVLIDPGHGGRDPGAGGVSGTSREKDLTLAMARELADLLEQRGRVRVALTREDDKYLTLEERAAIARHLHAGLFLSLHMDSAPNPLARGATVYSLSDVASSAEAARLAATENGGDGALSSEADNSVRALLADVALREQMEDSAGLAERMLRRAAGSVELRPRPHQFAAFHVLRRAETPAVLVEAGYISNADDEARLMTREGRAPLVLSLAQAVEADLAARSSR
- the prfB gene encoding peptide chain release factor 2; amino-acid sequence: MRAEAQAHIDQINAATALLRRFLDWDKANRRLGELNDKVEDPALWDDPKAAQEVMRERRRLEEAIGATQKIETELKDTVELIEMAEAEGDEELIDDGVRSLGELADRAEKDKVAALLAGEADANNAYVEVNAGAGGTESQDWAGMLQRMYSRWGERHGMKVELIDHHAGEQAGIKSATIMIRGENAYGNLKTESGVHRLVRISPYDSSARRHTSFASVWVYPEVDDDIDIEVNEADLRIDTYRASGAGGQHINTTDSAVRITHIPTGIVVSCQNQRSQHKNRAEAYKQLRARLYENELQKREAEANAVNAAKTDIGWGHQIRSYVLQPYQLVKDLRTGVTSTAPSDVLDGDLDRFMAAALSQRVTGEKVDVEDVE
- a CDS encoding JAB domain-containing protein, which codes for MLRQRAESPALLNGHEAARRFLGSYFDVQDMECEQLLVAHVDSQARCIHVERYQGMPTAVGLPVRDILADALRLGSSGVILAHNHPSGDPRPSESDYRATRKLARAAEVIDLAVLDHLIFGARDYSSMRQMGLL
- a CDS encoding thymidylate synthase encodes the protein MRQYLDLMQKILDEGVEQMDRTGTGTRSLFGGQLRFDLADGFPLLTTKKLHLRSIIVELLWFLRGDTNVRWLQERNVSIWNEWADDHGDLGPVYGKQWRDWETADGRHIDQIRNLIDLIRSDPGSRRQIVTTWNPGEIERMALAPCHCLFQTQVAAGRLNLQLYQRSADFFLGVPFNIASYALLTHMLARECGLEPGVFVWTGGDVHLYSNHLDQAHTQLSREPRPLPQLVMKDRGQDIFSYEAEDFAFEAYEPHPHIAAPVAV
- a CDS encoding class I SAM-dependent methyltransferase, which codes for MSSKASTLLFFLSLAACRAEPQPARVFPEAGRDVAPIVGDSFSTEDARDRMGEAEEVMRLAGVARGMSVADVGAGEGYYTVRLAPLVGPRGRVLAEDIVSETRDRLAQRVEREKLDNVAVKLGQASNPLLPKGSFDRIFLVHVYHEVTEPYEFAWHLRDGLKPNGLVIVVDADRPVKRHGMRPKELACELSAVGLKLVQSQRLAGSDAYFMAFKIAAPRPAPQAIKPCMTKD